In the Colletotrichum higginsianum IMI 349063 chromosome 7 map unlocalized unitig_7, whole genome shotgun sequence genome, one interval contains:
- a CDS encoding Riboflavin transporter MCH5, which translates to MALPPPSSGLEQPSPAGTTQDVTSAAHDEKQEANPEPPAEGPFLSHEDEYPEGGMRAWSVVLGSWFASFSALGISNSVATIHAYISSHQLASYSEGQIGWIFSTYMFLIFFCGIYVGPIFDKYGSRWLILSGTICVVAAQMLLSISTRLFFPKRPLTPSPSVPQTTKCPNLFNCQEFWHFMLAFGVLNGIGGSLLFTPSLAAIGHWFYHRRGLATGIASTGGCFGGIVYPMLLRAMFERAGWAWAIRTVAFIVLVFCGAAILLIDTRLPPAPDASPHPDLRILRDPAFALTTLGIFLLEWSLFIPLTYISSYAIHQGFDLDFAYQIPTILNAGSVAGRILAGWFGDFAGPFNSNILAVALSIVACLAVWLPAGSSTAGIVVFVVLFGFASGNNISISPVCIGKLCKTENYGRYQATAYTVASFACLLDIPIAGEIISAQNGSYWGLILFTGLIYVLSLVALMAAKVRCAGWKITAVF; encoded by the coding sequence ATGGCTCTGCCACCGCCATCCTCTGGACTCGAACAGCCATCCCCTGCCGGGACCACCCAAGACGTCACAAGCGCCGCCCACGACGAGAAACAAGAAGCAAACCCCGAGCCACCAGCTGAAGGCCCGTTTCTGAGCCACGAAGACGAGTACCCAGAAGGGGGCATGCGAGCTTGGTCAGTGGTGCTAGGCTCGTGGttcgcctccttctcggcatTAGGGATCTCGAACAGCGTTGCAACCATCCATGCCTACATCAGCTCCCACCAGTTGGCCAGCTATAGCGAAGGCCAGATCGGATGGATCTTCTCGACGTACATGTTCCTGATCTTCTTCTGCGGGATCTATGTCGGGCCCATCTTTGACAAGTACGGATCGAGGTGGCTGATATTGTCTGGAACCATCTGCGTCGTTGCGGCCCAAATGTTGCTGAGCATCTCTACGCGTTTGTTCTTCCCTAAACGCCCCCTGACCCCTTCCCCAAGTGTTCCCCAAACGACCAAGTGTCCTAACTTGTTCAATTGTCAAGAGTTCTGGCACTTCATGCTGGCCTTCGGAGTCCTcaacggcatcggcggctccCTCTTGTTCACgccctccctcgccgccatcggccaTTGGTTCTACCACCGTCGAGGCCTCGCCACGGGCATCGCCTCCACGGGGGGCTGTTTCGGCGGGATAGTCTACCCCATGCTGCTCCGCGCCATGTTCGAGCGCGCGGGCTGGGCCTGGGCGATCCGCACCGTCGccttcatcgtcctcgtcttctgcgGCGCCGCGATTCTGCTCATCGATACGCGGCTGCCCCCGGCCCCGGATGCATCGCCGCATCCCGACCTCCGCATCCTGCGAGACCCAGCGTTCGCCCTGACCACGCTCGGCATCTTCCTTCTCGAGTGGTCGTTGTTCATACCCCTCACCTACATCTCCAGCTACGCCATCCACCAAGGCTTCGATCTCGACTTCGCGTACCAGATCCCGACGATCCTCAACGCCGGCAGCGTGGCTGGTCGGATCCTCGCCGGCTGGTTCGGCGACTTTGCCGGCCCGTTCAACTCCAACATCTTGGCCGTTGCCTTGAGCATTGTGGCCTGCTTGGCCGTGTGGCTGCCCGCGGGGTCGTCTACGGCAGGCATCGTTGTATTCGTCGTCCTGTTTGGCTTTGCCAGCGGAAACAACATTAGCATTAGCCCCGTTTGTATCGGGAAGCTCTGCAAGACGGAGAATTACGGGCGTTATCAAGCCACAGCGTACACTGTGGCTTCCTTCGCTTGTCTCTTGGACATTCCTATTGCTGGCGAGATCATTTCTGCGCAGAATGGCAGTTATTGGGGGTTGATCTTGTTTACGGGTCTGATCTATGTCCTATCACTCGTTGCGTTGATGGCTGCCAAGGTCAGGTGTGCAGGGTGGAAGATCACCGCCGTGTTCTAG